Proteins from a genomic interval of Salvelinus alpinus chromosome 7, SLU_Salpinus.1, whole genome shotgun sequence:
- the LOC139580370 gene encoding Golgi apparatus membrane protein TVP23 homolog B-like: protein MMRLDDNDDDVSLFDAEEDTGRGKSKKTKIKHPVASFFHLFFRMSAILVYLLCELLSSSFIACMVTIILFLSADFWTVKNITGRLMVGLRWWNQVDDDGKSHWVFESRKGNSKQLVSDSESRIFWLGLVVCPVIWVFFVFSTLFSFKIKWLAVVIMGVVLQGANLYGYVRCKVGSRTSLKNMATNYFGRQFLKQAMTKEEES from the exons ATGATGAGACTG GATGACAACGATGATGACGTCTCCCTGTTTGATGCAGAGGAGGATACAGGCAGAGGAAAGTCAAAGAAGACTAAAATCAA GCATCCAGTGGCCTCCTTCTTCCACCTATTCTTCAGAATGAGTGCCATCCTGGTGTACCTGCTCTGTGAGCTCCTCAGCAGTAGCTTCATTGCCTGCATGGTCACCATCATCCTCTTCCTGTCAGCTGACTTCTGGACCGTTAAG AATATCACAGGCCGGTTGATGGTGGGCCTGAGGTGGTGGAACCAGGTGGATGACGATGGGAAAAGCCACTGGGTGTTTGAGTCCAGAAAG GGGAATTCAAAGCAGCTTGTGTCAGACTCCGAGTCGAGGATCTTCTGGCTGGGTCTAGTCGTGTGTCCTGTCATCTGGGTCTTCTTCGTCTTCAGCACCCTCTTCTCCTTCAAGATTAAGTGGCTG GCCGTGGTGATCATGGGCGTGGTGCTACAGGGGGCTAACCTGTATGGCTATGTTCGCTGTAAAGTGGGCAGTAGGACGAGCTTGAAGAACATGGCTACAAACTATTTCGGACGGCAGTTTCTTAAACAG GCAATGACTAAAGAAGAGGAATCATAA